One Defluviimonas aquaemixtae DNA window includes the following coding sequences:
- a CDS encoding methyltransferase domain-containing protein, with product MPGRSDWNPESYARFGDLRLRPALDLLAQVGDLPEGDVVDLCCGNGAAGPALAARFGDTRRIFGLDASPAMLTAARKVGCYDRLTQADVAEWRPDASVALIFSNAALHWISDHHRLMLRLADYLVPGGVLAVQMPRQYGAPSHRFLRDFAAEMFPDRFDLAKWKAPVAPPVEYHRLLAPLGQVNVWETDYVHRLEPAEVGHPVRKFNESTAMRPFLERLETAEVDNFIRRYDQALEAAYPVEADGSVLFPFRRLFFTLSV from the coding sequence ATGCCGGGTCGCAGTGACTGGAACCCCGAAAGCTATGCGCGCTTCGGCGATTTGCGGCTGCGGCCCGCGCTGGATCTTCTGGCACAGGTAGGCGATTTGCCGGAGGGCGACGTTGTCGACCTCTGTTGCGGCAACGGCGCGGCGGGCCCGGCGCTGGCCGCGCGGTTCGGCGATACGCGGCGCATCTTCGGCCTCGACGCCTCGCCCGCGATGCTCACGGCGGCGCGGAAGGTCGGCTGCTATGACCGCCTGACCCAAGCCGATGTCGCGGAGTGGAGACCGGACGCCTCGGTGGCGCTGATCTTTTCCAATGCCGCCTTGCACTGGATTTCTGATCATCACCGGCTGATGTTGCGGCTCGCTGACTACCTTGTGCCCGGCGGTGTCCTCGCGGTGCAGATGCCCCGTCAGTATGGCGCGCCTTCGCACCGTTTCCTGCGCGATTTCGCTGCCGAGATGTTTCCCGACCGGTTCGACCTGGCGAAGTGGAAGGCACCTGTCGCTCCGCCTGTGGAGTATCACCGGTTGCTCGCGCCCCTCGGCCAAGTGAATGTCTGGGAGACGGACTATGTTCATCGTCTAGAGCCGGCGGAGGTCGGACATCCCGTCCGGAAGTTCAACGAGTCGACCGCGATGCGCCCGTTCCTTGAGCGGCTCGAGACCGCCGAAGTGGACAACTTTATCCGCCGCTATGATCAGGCGCTCGAGGCGGCCTATCCGGTCGAGGCGGACGGGTCGGTGCTGTTCCCGTTCCGCCGGCTGTTCTTCACGCTTTCCGTCTGA
- a CDS encoding MOSC domain-containing protein yields MPVLVPTESYATIVWLGHVADRGASLRAKALREIAAQFEGFEGEAHSGLTRPSCSRVAELYPEGTEVRNTRQVTILSREELGAIAAEMGLTELDPGLLGASMVVEGVPDFSHVPPSSRLQSESGATLVVDLENGPCIWPGKEIEKDHPGFGWKFKSAAQGRRGVTAWVERPGVFRVGARLRLFVPDQPVWSGDTRSR; encoded by the coding sequence ATGCCCGTGCTCGTCCCGACCGAATCATACGCCACGATCGTCTGGCTCGGCCATGTGGCCGACCGTGGCGCGTCGCTGCGCGCCAAAGCCTTGCGGGAAATCGCCGCACAGTTCGAAGGCTTCGAGGGCGAAGCGCATTCGGGGCTCACGCGTCCATCGTGCAGCCGCGTTGCAGAGCTCTATCCCGAAGGAACGGAAGTTCGGAACACGCGCCAAGTGACGATCCTGAGCCGCGAAGAGCTTGGGGCGATCGCGGCGGAGATGGGGCTGACCGAACTTGATCCAGGCCTGCTCGGCGCGTCGATGGTCGTGGAGGGCGTTCCGGATTTCAGCCATGTGCCACCTTCGTCGCGGCTTCAGAGCGAGAGCGGCGCGACGCTGGTCGTCGACCTGGAGAACGGGCCCTGCATCTGGCCAGGCAAGGAGATCGAGAAGGACCATCCCGGGTTCGGGTGGAAGTTCAAGTCCGCCGCGCAGGGGCGTCGCGGCGTGACCGCCTGGGTCGAACGTCCGGGCGTCTTTCGGGTTGGCGCACGTCTCCGGCTATTCGTGCCCGATCAGCCGGTCTGGTCGGGCGACACGCGATCACGCTGA
- a CDS encoding formate--tetrahydrofolate ligase yields the protein MAFKTDIEIAREAKKKPIQEIGDKLGIPGEHLLPYGHDKAKVSQEFITSLEGGKDGKLILVTAINPTPAGEGKTTTTVGLGDGLNRIGKKAVICIREASLGPNFGMKGGAAGGGYAQVVPMEDMNLHFTGDFHAITSAHNLLSAMIDNHIYWGNEQEIDIRRVSWRRVMDMNDRALREIVCNLGGVANGFPRQTGFDITVASEVMAILCLAKDLDDLQERLGSIVVAYRRDKTPVYCRDIKADGAMTVLLRDAMQPNLVQTLENNPAFVHGGPFANIAHGCNSVIATKTALKLGDYVVTEAGFGADLGAEKFFDIKCRKAGLKPAAAVIVATVRAMKMNGGVAKADLGAENVAAVKKGCSNLGRHIANTKGFGVPVVVAINHFVTDTDAEVQAVKDYVAEQGSEAILCQHWAKGSEGTEELARKVVQIAESGSANFAPLYPDDMGLFQKIETVAKRIYHADEVLADKSIRDQLHAWEEAGYGNLPVCMAKTQYSFTTDPNRRGAPTGHSVPVREVRLSAGAGFIVVICGEIMTMPGLPRTPAAEVIRINDAGDVEGLF from the coding sequence ATGGCTTTCAAGACCGATATCGAGATTGCCCGCGAGGCGAAGAAGAAGCCGATCCAGGAGATCGGCGACAAGCTCGGCATCCCGGGCGAGCATCTTCTGCCCTACGGCCACGACAAGGCGAAGGTCAGCCAGGAGTTCATCACCTCTCTCGAGGGCGGGAAGGACGGCAAGCTTATCCTCGTCACCGCGATCAACCCGACGCCTGCGGGCGAGGGCAAGACGACAACGACCGTGGGCCTCGGCGACGGTCTGAACCGGATCGGCAAGAAGGCGGTGATCTGCATCCGCGAAGCGTCGCTCGGGCCGAACTTCGGCATGAAGGGCGGGGCGGCGGGGGGCGGCTATGCGCAGGTCGTGCCGATGGAGGACATGAACCTCCACTTCACCGGCGACTTTCACGCGATCACCTCGGCGCACAACCTGCTGTCGGCGATGATCGACAACCACATCTACTGGGGCAACGAGCAGGAAATCGACATCCGCCGCGTCTCCTGGCGCCGGGTGATGGACATGAACGACCGCGCGCTGCGCGAAATCGTCTGCAATCTTGGCGGCGTCGCGAACGGCTTCCCGCGCCAGACCGGCTTCGACATCACGGTGGCTTCGGAGGTCATGGCGATCCTCTGTCTCGCGAAGGATCTCGATGACCTGCAGGAGCGGCTCGGCAGCATCGTCGTGGCCTACCGGCGCGACAAGACGCCGGTCTATTGCCGCGACATCAAGGCCGACGGCGCGATGACGGTGCTTCTCAGGGACGCGATGCAGCCGAACCTCGTCCAGACGCTCGAGAACAACCCCGCCTTCGTCCACGGCGGACCGTTCGCGAACATCGCGCATGGCTGCAACTCGGTCATCGCCACGAAGACGGCACTGAAGCTCGGCGACTACGTGGTGACGGAGGCGGGCTTCGGCGCCGATCTCGGGGCCGAGAAGTTCTTCGACATCAAGTGCCGCAAGGCCGGGCTGAAGCCCGCCGCAGCGGTCATCGTCGCCACGGTCCGCGCGATGAAGATGAACGGCGGCGTCGCGAAGGCCGACCTTGGCGCGGAAAACGTCGCGGCGGTGAAGAAGGGCTGCTCCAATCTCGGCCGCCACATCGCCAATACCAAGGGCTTCGGCGTGCCGGTCGTTGTGGCGATCAACCACTTCGTCACCGATACCGACGCAGAGGTCCAGGCGGTGAAGGACTACGTGGCCGAGCAGGGCTCGGAGGCGATCCTCTGCCAGCACTGGGCCAAGGGTTCGGAAGGGACCGAGGAGCTGGCCCGGAAGGTCGTGCAGATCGCCGAGAGCGGCAGCGCGAATTTTGCCCCGCTCTATCCCGACGACATGGGCCTCTTTCAGAAGATCGAGACTGTCGCGAAGCGGATCTACCACGCCGACGAGGTCCTGGCCGACAAGTCGATCCGCGACCAGCTGCATGCCTGGGAGGAGGCCGGCTACGGCAACCTGCCGGTCTGCATGGCCAAGACCCAGTATTCGTTCACGACCGACCCGAACCGCCGCGGCGCACCCACGGGACATTCGGTGCCGGTGCGCGAGGTCCGGCTGTCGGCCGGCGCGGGCTTCATCGTCGTCATCTGCGGCGAGATCATGACGATGCCGGGCCTGCCGCGTACGCCCGCGGCGGAAGTGATCCGCATCAACGACGCGGGCGATGTCGAGGGTCTGTTCTGA
- the folD gene encoding bifunctional methylenetetrahydrofolate dehydrogenase/methenyltetrahydrofolate cyclohydrolase FolD has product MSAKIIDGKAFAAKVRGQVAEHVARLKKENGITPGLAVVLVGEDPASEVYVRSKGKATVEAGMNSYEHKLPAETSEAELLALIDKLNNDPNVHGILVQLPLPKHLNSDLVINSLDPAKDVDGFHISNVGLLGTGQKSMVPCTPLGSLMMLRDHLGSLSGLDAVVVGRSNIVGKPMAQLLLGDSCTVTIAHSRTKDLAGVCRKADILVAAVGRPEMIPGDWVKPDATVIDVGINRIERDGKTKLVGDVQFESAAKVAGAITPVPGGVGPMTIACLLANTVTACCRANGLAEPEGLTA; this is encoded by the coding sequence ATGAGTGCGAAGATCATCGACGGCAAGGCGTTCGCCGCCAAGGTGCGCGGCCAGGTGGCCGAGCATGTCGCGCGGCTGAAGAAGGAGAACGGGATCACCCCGGGACTGGCGGTGGTGCTGGTCGGCGAGGACCCGGCGAGCGAGGTCTATGTCCGCTCGAAGGGCAAGGCGACGGTCGAGGCGGGGATGAACTCCTACGAGCACAAGCTGCCGGCGGAGACTTCGGAGGCCGAGTTGCTCGCGCTGATCGACAAGCTCAACAACGATCCGAACGTGCACGGGATTCTCGTGCAGTTGCCGCTGCCGAAGCATCTGAACTCCGATCTCGTCATAAACTCGCTCGACCCAGCCAAGGACGTGGACGGCTTTCACATCTCGAATGTCGGGCTCCTGGGCACCGGTCAGAAATCGATGGTGCCCTGCACGCCTCTGGGGAGTCTTATGATGCTGCGCGACCATCTGGGCTCTCTCTCCGGTCTCGACGCCGTGGTCGTCGGGCGCTCGAACATCGTCGGCAAGCCGATGGCGCAGCTTCTTCTTGGCGACAGCTGCACCGTCACGATCGCGCACAGCCGCACGAAGGATCTCGCCGGGGTCTGCCGCAAGGCCGACATCCTCGTCGCCGCCGTCGGACGGCCCGAGATGATCCCCGGCGACTGGGTCAAGCCGGATGCGACCGTGATCGATGTCGGCATCAACCGGATCGAACGCGACGGCAAGACGAAGCTTGTGGGCGACGTGCAGTTCGAAAGCGCGGCCAAGGTCGCGGGCGCGATCACCCCGGTGCCCGGCGGCGTCGGCCCGATGACAATCGCCTGCCTCCTGGCCAACACGGTGACCGCCTGCTGCCGCGCGAACGGGCTCGCCGAGCCGGAGGGTCTGACTGCCTGA
- a CDS encoding PaaI family thioesterase, with translation MTDTIDPAREAKVRESFGAQSLMTTFGAEMVAVAPGRCVIAAPVRENARQQHGAGHAGLTFALGDSAAGYAALTLMADGSEVMTAEMKINLMAPALGDCLIATGRVVRAGRRLTVVTAEVEAETDGKRKLVALLQGTMVPVDPA, from the coding sequence ATGACCGACACGATCGATCCGGCGCGCGAGGCGAAGGTGCGCGAAAGCTTCGGCGCGCAGAGCCTGATGACGACCTTCGGGGCGGAAATGGTCGCGGTCGCGCCAGGGCGCTGCGTCATCGCCGCGCCGGTCCGCGAGAACGCCCGCCAGCAGCACGGCGCGGGTCATGCCGGGCTGACCTTCGCGCTCGGTGATTCCGCCGCCGGTTATGCGGCGCTCACCCTGATGGCGGACGGGTCCGAGGTGATGACCGCCGAGATGAAGATAAACCTCATGGCCCCCGCCCTAGGCGACTGCCTGATCGCGACCGGCCGCGTCGTCAGGGCCGGCCGCCGGCTGACCGTCGTCACCGCCGAGGTGGAGGCCGAGACCGATGGCAAGCGCAAGCTCGTCGCGCTCCTGCAGGGGACGATGGTGCCTGTCGATCCGGCCTGA
- the pdeM gene encoding ligase-associated DNA damage response endonuclease PdeM has product MNAHAFTLAGADLLALPSGALFWRSEGCLAVSDLHLGRSERFARRAGALLPPYEVAETLGRLETDIEATRARTVICLGDSFDDLQAARLGEGDTLWIARLMAGRRWIWIEGNHDPGPVALGGEHRAELTLGSLIFRHIARRGAVGEISGHYHPKARLAGQARRCFLVDGARVVLPAYGTYTGGLNSHDAPLSDLMAPGALAILTGRVARPVPMPRRKETA; this is encoded by the coding sequence ATGAACGCACACGCCTTCACTCTTGCCGGCGCCGACCTGCTCGCCCTTCCCTCGGGCGCCCTCTTCTGGCGGTCCGAAGGGTGCCTCGCGGTTTCCGACCTGCATCTCGGCCGGTCGGAGCGCTTTGCCCGCCGCGCGGGCGCGCTCCTGCCGCCCTACGAGGTCGCGGAGACGCTCGGCCGCCTCGAGACCGATATCGAGGCAACCCGCGCCCGCACGGTGATCTGCCTCGGCGACAGCTTCGACGACCTTCAGGCCGCGCGCCTCGGCGAAGGCGACACGCTCTGGATCGCGCGGCTCATGGCCGGGCGGCGCTGGATCTGGATCGAGGGCAACCACGATCCGGGTCCCGTCGCGCTGGGCGGTGAACATCGAGCGGAACTGACGCTCGGATCCCTGATCTTCCGCCACATCGCCCGGCGGGGCGCGGTCGGCGAGATCTCGGGGCACTATCACCCGAAGGCGCGGCTCGCCGGACAGGCGCGGCGCTGCTTCCTCGTCGATGGCGCGCGCGTCGTCTTGCCCGCATACGGAACCTATACAGGCGGTCTGAACTCGCACGACGCCCCGCTCTCGGACCTCATGGCGCCAGGCGCTCTCGCGATCCTCACCGGGCGCGTCGCGCGGCCCGTCCCGATGCCGCGGCGGAAGGAGACAGCATGA
- a CDS encoding ligase-associated DNA damage response DEXH box helicase, producing the protein MRALPAPFTDWFAARGWQIHPHQQALYDRAAASALLLVAPTGGGKTLAGFLPSLAELADGSRAGLHTLYVSPLKALAADIRRNLTRPVSDMGLPIRIEDRTGDTSYTKRLRQRADPPHILLTTPESLALLLSYEDAPRIFAGLSRVIVDEVHALAESKRGDQLMLSLARLSRLAPGLRRVGLSATVEDPAAIARFLAGHPDPCEIIHADPGPDPDISMLMTDTPPPWAGGGGRYAIPEVLAEVRRHRTTLIFHNTRAQAELFFRDLWLANEEGLPIGIHHGSLAREAREKVEAAMVAGKLRAVVCTGSLDLGIDWGDVDLVIQVGAPKNVKRLVQRIGRANHRYNAPSKALLVPANRWEVVECQAALQAVEERDLDGDPRGPGPRDVLCQHILIAACSGGFDADDLYAEVTGAGPYATLSRPDFDDCLDFCATGGYALRAYDRWQRLMLRDGLWTLRDPRAARDIRMNIGTITDAEMVKVRWQNRHGGQPLGEVEEAFASTLTPGETFLIGGKVVRYVGLREMVLEVSPAPGREPKIAVFSGTKFSTSTQLSERILRMLRQQSWPDLPAHTAEWLSLQREMSRLPAPDRLLTETFPAEGRAHLCIYGFAGKAAQQTLGLLITKRMEEEGLNPLGFVATDYATLIWGLDPVGDPAPLFDRAALREGLETWLAGNAVMKRTFRNVALIAGLIARNHPGQRKSGRQATFSSDILYDTLRRYDPDHLLLQVTREEAMRGLVSFGRIEAMLDRVWPRIDHLALPRVTPFAAPMFLEVGRVPVEGAARERLLDEAAQRLMEEAGLG; encoded by the coding sequence ATGCGCGCCCTGCCCGCCCCTTTCACCGACTGGTTCGCTGCCCGGGGCTGGCAGATCCACCCCCACCAGCAGGCTCTTTATGACCGCGCGGCGGCGTCCGCGCTGCTGCTGGTCGCCCCGACGGGCGGCGGCAAAACGCTCGCGGGTTTCCTTCCGAGCCTCGCTGAACTCGCCGATGGCAGCCGAGCGGGGCTCCACACGCTCTACGTCTCGCCCCTGAAGGCGCTCGCCGCTGATATTCGGCGAAACCTCACGAGACCGGTGAGCGATATGGGCCTGCCAATCCGGATCGAAGACCGCACCGGTGACACGAGCTACACCAAGCGCCTCCGCCAGCGCGCCGACCCACCCCATATATTGCTGACAACGCCAGAAAGCCTCGCGCTGCTACTCAGCTACGAGGACGCGCCGCGCATCTTCGCCGGCCTGTCCCGCGTCATCGTCGATGAGGTCCACGCGCTCGCCGAATCCAAGCGCGGCGATCAACTCATGCTGTCGCTGGCCCGGCTCTCCCGCCTCGCGCCCGGTCTCCGCCGGGTCGGGCTGTCGGCGACGGTGGAGGACCCCGCCGCGATCGCCCGCTTCCTCGCCGGCCACCCCGATCCCTGCGAGATCATCCATGCCGATCCCGGCCCCGATCCCGACATCTCGATGTTGATGACCGATACCCCGCCCCCCTGGGCGGGCGGCGGCGGGCGCTACGCGATCCCCGAAGTACTCGCCGAGGTGCGCCGCCACAGGACGACTCTCATATTCCACAACACGCGCGCGCAGGCAGAGCTTTTCTTTCGAGACCTCTGGCTTGCGAACGAAGAGGGCCTGCCGATCGGCATCCATCACGGCTCGCTCGCCCGCGAGGCGCGCGAGAAGGTCGAGGCGGCGATGGTGGCGGGCAAGCTGCGTGCGGTCGTCTGCACCGGCTCGCTCGATCTCGGCATCGACTGGGGCGACGTGGATCTCGTGATCCAGGTCGGCGCGCCGAAGAACGTCAAGCGGCTGGTGCAGCGGATCGGGCGCGCGAACCACCGCTACAACGCGCCGTCGAAGGCGCTGCTGGTGCCCGCCAACCGCTGGGAAGTCGTCGAATGCCAGGCCGCGCTTCAGGCGGTGGAGGAACGCGACCTCGACGGCGACCCGCGCGGTCCCGGTCCCCGCGATGTCCTGTGCCAGCATATCCTGATCGCCGCCTGTTCCGGCGGGTTCGACGCGGATGATCTTTACGCCGAGGTCACCGGCGCGGGGCCTTACGCGACGCTCTCGCGGCCCGATTTCGACGACTGCCTCGATTTCTGCGCGACCGGCGGCTATGCGCTCAGGGCCTACGACCGCTGGCAGCGGCTGATGCTGCGCGACGGGCTCTGGACCCTTCGTGACCCGCGCGCGGCACGCGATATCCGCATGAACATCGGCACGATCACCGATGCCGAGATGGTGAAGGTGCGCTGGCAGAACCGCCACGGCGGCCAGCCTCTGGGCGAGGTCGAGGAGGCCTTCGCCTCGACCCTCACGCCGGGCGAAACCTTCCTGATCGGCGGCAAGGTCGTGCGCTACGTGGGCCTGCGCGAGATGGTGCTGGAGGTCTCGCCTGCCCCCGGCCGCGAGCCGAAGATCGCGGTCTTTTCCGGCACCAAGTTCTCCACCTCCACCCAGCTTTCCGAACGCATCCTCAGGATGCTCCGCCAGCAAAGCTGGCCCGACCTGCCCGCTCACACCGCCGAATGGCTGAGCCTCCAGCGCGAGATGTCGCGCCTGCCCGCGCCCGACCGGCTTCTCACCGAGACCTTCCCCGCCGAGGGCCGCGCGCATCTCTGCATCTACGGCTTCGCCGGCAAGGCGGCGCAGCAGACGCTCGGGCTCCTCATCACCAAGCGGATGGAGGAAGAGGGGCTGAACCCCTTGGGCTTCGTCGCCACCGACTACGCGACCCTGATCTGGGGGCTCGATCCCGTTGGCGACCCGGCCCCGCTCTTCGACCGGGCCGCGCTCAGGGAGGGGCTGGAGACCTGGCTCGCCGGCAACGCGGTGATGAAGCGGACCTTCCGCAACGTGGCCCTCATCGCGGGGCTCATCGCCCGCAACCATCCCGGCCAGAGGAAATCCGGCAGGCAGGCGACGTTTTCTTCCGACATCCTCTACGACACGCTCCGCCGCTACGATCCCGATCACCTGCTTTTGCAGGTCACGCGCGAGGAGGCGATGCGCGGCCTCGTGAGCTTCGGCCGGATCGAGGCGATGCTCGACCGCGTCTGGCCGCGCATCGATCATCTCGCCCTGCCGCGGGTGACGCCCTTCGCGGCGCCCATGTTCCTCGAAGTCGGCAGGGTCCCGGTCGAAGGCGCGGCGCGCGAGCGCCTTTTGGACGAGGCGGCGCAGCGGCTCATGGAAGAGGCCGGGCTTGGCTGA
- a CDS encoding NAD(P)-binding domain-containing protein: MRRIGIAGCGRAARPFLDHLRKAGVAASGYGAALGPDTGETAAETFAAGIDTLILLPRDIAEAEALLFENEAFAKTAPDLCRIVISATLSPRYVRALRGRIAARITLIDAPFAGGARAISDARVSFFLGGPVEDLRHMAPIFDHLGRQAIRMGGFGTAMAAKVMNDFLAASSNAMTRIALDWAEAQGIDEARMIEMTGDTFAQTPAAFAQEIIEFMQPGSGGEFSVSTLIKDVECALDTALTSAHLTPPGAFETLFGSMKSRAIH; the protein is encoded by the coding sequence ATGCGGCGCATTGGCATAGCCGGGTGCGGCCGTGCCGCGCGCCCCTTTCTCGACCACCTGCGCAAGGCCGGCGTCGCGGCATCGGGATACGGCGCAGCGCTTGGCCCGGATACGGGCGAGACTGCGGCCGAGACCTTCGCCGCAGGCATCGACACGCTGATTCTTCTGCCACGCGACATCGCAGAGGCGGAGGCGCTTCTGTTCGAGAACGAAGCCTTCGCGAAGACGGCGCCCGATCTTTGCCGCATCGTGATCTCGGCCACGCTGTCGCCGCGCTACGTGCGCGCGCTTCGTGGTCGGATCGCGGCCCGGATCACGCTCATCGACGCCCCTTTCGCGGGCGGCGCCCGCGCCATATCGGACGCGCGGGTAAGCTTCTTCCTGGGCGGGCCGGTCGAGGACCTCCGGCACATGGCGCCCATCTTCGATCATCTCGGCCGCCAGGCGATCCGCATGGGCGGTTTCGGCACGGCGATGGCCGCCAAGGTGATGAACGACTTCCTTGCGGCGTCATCGAACGCGATGACCCGCATCGCGCTCGACTGGGCCGAGGCGCAGGGCATCGACGAGGCGCGCATGATAGAGATGACCGGCGACACGTTCGCGCAAACCCCCGCCGCGTTTGCCCAGGAGATCATCGAGTTCATGCAGCCGGGCTCGGGAGGGGAGTTCAGCGTCAGCACGCTCATCAAGGACGTCGAATGCGCGCTCGACACCGCACTTACGAGCGCGCATCTGACGCCGCCCGGCGCGTTCGAGACGCTCTTCGGCAGCATGAAGTCGCGCGCGATCCACTGA
- a CDS encoding ATPase: protein MNMQVPNVIAPTAPRSLEETGLSPVMMRDILLKTMFRMNIETVSAISRSVALPIPVAQELIDLARTQKLLEATGTLHANSGGEMGYQLADAGKARALDALSQSEYYGPMPVPLERYYEQVKKQSIRNVQMTRQQLTSAMGHLILPDELLDHLGPAVGAGRSILMYGPPGNGKSSISNGIRDAIGDKIFIPRAIEYAGQVITVYDPIVHSAAEQSEDDPNSLRRSSNRFDNRYVLCERPTVITGGELSLDMLDLTYNPTARTYTASLQMKATGGVFIIDDLGRQQEPPQKIVNRWIVPLEENRDILALQSGEKFEVPFDTLVIFSTNFHPNEIFDKAALRRIFFKIKIDGPNQEMFLKIFAMVAKKKKMPLDEKALLHLLKVKYPTIENIYANYQPVFLIDQMIAICEFEGIPYQMTPELIDRAWANMFVRDEKIIH, encoded by the coding sequence ATGAACATGCAGGTGCCGAACGTGATCGCGCCGACTGCGCCCCGATCGCTGGAAGAAACCGGCCTCTCGCCCGTAATGATGCGCGACATCCTTCTCAAGACGATGTTCCGCATGAACATCGAAACCGTGTCCGCGATCTCGCGCTCCGTGGCGCTGCCGATCCCGGTCGCTCAGGAGCTCATTGACCTCGCGCGCACTCAGAAGCTTCTCGAGGCGACGGGTACGCTGCACGCCAATTCGGGCGGCGAGATGGGTTATCAGCTTGCCGATGCGGGCAAGGCGCGTGCGCTCGACGCGCTGTCGCAGTCCGAGTACTACGGGCCGATGCCTGTGCCCCTCGAACGGTACTACGAACAGGTCAAGAAGCAGTCGATCCGCAATGTCCAGATGACGCGCCAGCAGCTCACAAGCGCGATGGGTCACCTGATCCTGCCGGACGAGCTGCTCGACCATCTTGGTCCGGCCGTCGGCGCAGGCCGCTCCATCCTGATGTACGGGCCGCCGGGCAACGGTAAGTCCTCCATCTCGAACGGCATCCGCGACGCGATCGGGGACAAGATCTTCATTCCCCGCGCAATCGAATATGCGGGCCAGGTCATTACCGTCTATGACCCGATCGTGCATTCCGCCGCCGAACAGTCCGAAGACGACCCGAACTCGCTTCGGCGTTCGTCGAACCGCTTCGACAACCGCTATGTACTGTGTGAACGCCCGACGGTGATCACGGGTGGTGAGCTTTCGCTCGACATGCTTGACCTCACCTACAACCCTACCGCGCGGACCTACACCGCCTCCTTGCAGATGAAGGCCACCGGCGGCGTCTTCATCATCGACGACCTTGGCCGTCAGCAGGAACCGCCGCAGAAGATCGTCAACCGCTGGATCGTTCCCTTGGAAGAAAACCGCGACATCCTCGCGCTCCAGTCAGGCGAAAAGTTTGAGGTGCCGTTCGACACGCTCGTGATCTTCTCGACGAACTTCCACCCGAACGAGATCTTCGACAAGGCGGCCCTGCGCCGGATCTTCTTCAAGATCAAGATCGACGGGCCGAACCAGGAGATGTTCCTGAAGATCTTCGCGATGGTGGCGAAGAAAAAGAAGATGCCGCTTGACGAAAAGGCGCTTCTCCACCTGCTCAAGGTGAAATACCCGACGATCGAAAACATCTACGCGAACTACCAGCCGGTCTTCCTGATCGACCAGATGATCGCGATCTGCGAATTCGAGGGCATCCCCTACCAGATGACCCCCGAACTCATCGACCGGGCCTGGGCGAACATGTTCGTCCGAGACGAAAAGATCATTCACTGA
- a CDS encoding prepilin peptidase, translated as MIELTPPQVYLVLFLFTLPICAWVAWTDLKWMKIPNKAVIAMLAVYIVVGLVVIPFEPWAWRWLNFAVVLAIGFLLNAVANVGAGDAKFAAAAAPFVFVGHLGLIIPLFAAFLLGAFAAHRLMRAVPAVRAMTPDWVSWTRKDFPMGLALVGTFVTYMALMAFPPLLRALQGLLGATNM; from the coding sequence ATGATCGAACTGACGCCGCCGCAGGTCTACCTAGTCCTGTTCCTCTTTACCTTGCCGATCTGCGCCTGGGTCGCTTGGACCGACCTCAAGTGGATGAAGATCCCCAACAAGGCGGTGATAGCGATGCTGGCCGTCTACATCGTCGTCGGGCTAGTCGTCATCCCGTTCGAGCCCTGGGCTTGGCGCTGGCTGAACTTCGCCGTGGTACTTGCGATCGGGTTCTTGCTGAACGCTGTCGCCAATGTGGGGGCGGGCGACGCGAAATTCGCCGCCGCGGCGGCGCCCTTCGTGTTCGTCGGGCATCTCGGGCTGATCATCCCGCTTTTCGCAGCCTTCCTTCTCGGCGCCTTCGCCGCGCATCGGCTGATGCGGGCGGTTCCCGCCGTGCGCGCGATGACGCCAGACTGGGTTTCTTGGACGCGGAAAGACTTTCCGATGGGGCTTGCTCTCGTCGGAACCTTCGTCACCTACATGGCGCTCATGGCCTTCCCGCCGCTCCTGCGCGCGCTTCAGGGCCTGCTCGGCGCCACTAATATGTAA